ATGAATATAAAAGATTTTTTACTTGAGTTTAAAACTGAAATTAGTAATAACGAATACAATACTTACATTTCTCACTTACAATTTAGTGAAAAATTAAGTAAAAATAATATCTTAGTATTTATAGCACCAAATCATTTTTTGGCTAAATTTATACAAACAAAATACGCACAAAAATTAGCTTATTTTTATGAAGTAAAAACAGGAATTAATCCTCAAATTAAAATCATCACAAATGATCAAAAAGTAGAGAAAAAACATTTTTCTACAGATATTTCACAGATTAAATTTCAAAGTACTATTTTAAATCCTTCTTTTACTTTTGAAAGTTTTGTTGTAGGGGATTCTAATCAATTTGCCTATGCAACTTGTAAAGCCATTACTGATAAAAGCAAACTTGGAAAATTATATAACCCTATCTTTATCTATGGCCCTACAGGACTTGGAAAAACTCACTTGCTTCAAGCTGTTGGAAATGTATGCTTGGATAATGGATATAAGGTTATTTATGCCACAAGTGATAATTTTATCAATGATTTTACCATACATTTAAATAACAAAACCATGAGTAAATTCCATGAAAAATATAAAAATTGTGATGTTTTACTCATCGATGATGTGCAGTTTTTAGGTAAAACTGACAAAATTCAAGAGGAATTTTTCTTTACTTTTAATGAAATCAAAGAAAAATTTGGACAAATCATCATGACAAGTGATAATCCTCCAAATATGTTAAAAGGCATCACAGAACGCTTAAAAAGTCGTTTTGCAAACGGGATCATTGCAGATATCACTCCACCTCAGCTTGATACAAAAATCGCAATTATCAAGAAAAAATGCGAATTTAATGCTATTTATCTCAAACCTGAAGTCATAAGCTACATTGCTACTTCAATGGGAGATAATATCCGAGAAATAGAAGGTATGATTACAAATTTAAATGCTCAAGCAAGACTTTTTAATCAAGAAATCACTTTAGAAATCGTTAAAAGTTTTATGAAAGATCACATTAAAGAAACAAAAGAAAATATCAGTGTTGAAGACATACTTGCTGATGTT
This genomic stretch from Campylobacter lari subsp. concheus harbors:
- the dnaA gene encoding chromosomal replication initiator protein DnaA, whose translation is MNIKDFLLEFKTEISNNEYNTYISHLQFSEKLSKNNILVFIAPNHFLAKFIQTKYAQKLAYFYEVKTGINPQIKIITNDQKVEKKHFSTDISQIKFQSTILNPSFTFESFVVGDSNQFAYATCKAITDKSKLGKLYNPIFIYGPTGLGKTHLLQAVGNVCLDNGYKVIYATSDNFINDFTIHLNNKTMSKFHEKYKNCDVLLIDDVQFLGKTDKIQEEFFFTFNEIKEKFGQIIMTSDNPPNMLKGITERLKSRFANGIIADITPPQLDTKIAIIKKKCEFNAIYLKPEVISYIATSMGDNIREIEGMITNLNAQARLFNQEITLEIVKSFMKDHIKETKENISVEDILADVSKSYNLKPNDIKSNKKTQNIVMARRVVIFLARELTTMSMPQLARFFNMKDHTAISHNIKKIQELMSENENLKAIVEELRNKILTKIKNTL